The DNA segment TTCGAAATGGGAGAAGGAATATAAGCTCACATTTTTAGATGGAGAGGAAGAAGTAGATTCTGAAATATTTTTTAGAGACTCAGAAGTAATAGTTTTACCTACTTCTCTTTCAAAAAAAGGATATGAGTTTAATGGATGGTATACCGATCCATCGTTTACTACAGCTATTACTGAAATACCTAGCGGATCTACAGGTGATATAGCATTACACTCAAAATGGGAACTAATAGAGTATTCTATTTATTACCATGATGGAAACACTGATTCTGAAACATATACAGTAGAGACCGATGAGTATTCATTGATAACACCTACTAAACCAGGATATACTTTTGAAGGCTGGTACCTTGATGAAAGTTATACCTCTAAGATAGAAACGATTACCAAAGGGAGTACAGGAGACTTGGATTTATACCCGAAATGGAAGGTAATAGAGTATAGCATTACTTACAATAATGTGGAGGATTATGATGGATTATCCACTTACACTATAGTGTCTGAAAATTATCTATTATCAGATCCTTCTAAGGAAGGTTATTCATTTATGGGTTGGTTTATTGATGATGCTTACACTACTTCAATATCAGTAATAGAGACAGGAACCCTAGGTAATATTGACTTGTATGCGAAATGGGATATTGAAGAGTATACTATTCATTATCATGGAGTGGATGACACAGACCTTCCGAAGGTCTACACCATTGAATCAGAAGATTATCAATTAAAACATCCAGAAAAGCTAGGCTACACCTTTGAAGGTTGGTATTTAGATGAAAGTTATACCTCTAAGATAGAAACGATTACCAAGGGGAGTACAGGAGACTTGAATTTGTATTCAAAATGGGAGATTGTGGAGTATACAATTATCTATAATAATATTGATAACTATAATGGGTTGTCTAGTTATACGGTGTTGTCAGATACATACGTACTAACAAAAGCATATAGGGAAGGGTACACTTTTGAAGGATGGTATTTGGACGAATCTTTGACGTCCGAAATCACAGAGATTTCTAAAGGCAGTACTGGAAACCTTAGTTTGTATGCAAAATGGGAACTTCAAGATTATAGTATTTACTATCATGACGTTGATAACTTTAACGGTGTAGGTGGATATAGCCATACAACAGAAACATTCCAATTAGAAGCACCAATTAGAGATGGTTATAATTTCGTTGGTTGGTACTTGGATCAAGGATATAATAATGCCATAGCTGAAGTTGTACAAGGTTCAACAGGTGATCTTAATTTGTATGCAAAGTGGGAAGAAGTTGAATATCTCATTACATATCAAAATGTCGATACTTATTTGGGTGTAAACAGCTACACTATTAATTCACCTACGATTAGTCTGTCGGATCCATCGAAAAATGGGTATCAATTTGAGGGTTGGTTTCTGGACCAAAATTATACAGATAAGCAGACGTCAATCCCTACAGGCAGTTTAGGAGATATAACACTCTATGCCAAATGGTCATTGATTGAGTATACTATATCCTACGAAGGTGTAGATAATTATAATGGAGTAACCACATATTCGATTGAATCGGAAACGTTTACTCTAACTATACCGGAGAATATTGAAGGAGAATTTGATGGTTGGTATACGGACCCCGGGTATAAGAATAAGGTAGACAAAGTAATGAAAGGGACTTATGGTGATTTAGTATTTTATGCCAAGGTCAACCCTATTATTAATGATCTCAATGGGTCTTTTTCGCAAGATATTCATTTATATCCTAACCCCAGCTCTAACTATTTCTCTTTAAATATTCATGCTGATAAAGTGTCTATTTACTCCTATCAGGGATTAAAATTGAAAGAGTTTACGGGTAATGGTTTCTATGATATTTCTGACTTGGCCACAGGGGTATACATGGTGCATATCAAATTAGGAGATATGGTCTTTTCAAAGAAGTTGGTGGTCAACTAACATTAAGTTTTTCATAAACAATTAGTTAATACAAAGAAATGTCAAAAAGCGAGAAGGCAGTATATCACTTACCTTCTCGCTTTTTTTCATAGATTATTTAAATATTATCGGAGTATAAATTTTCAGTAATATTGAATGAATATTCAGAGTATTTTGAACTATTGATAAATTTGGTCGGGTTTTTGGATTCTTGTTTAGTGTACCCACAATTTCACTGACAATGAAAACATTACGATTAATAATTTTAACGCTTTTAGTATCAATTACTTCATTTGCCCAATCAACTCAATCTCAGCAATGGGATAATAATACTTGTGGCACTTTAAGCTTCTTTAGTGATAGCTTATTATTACATATACCTCAAAATGCCTTTGCAATAGAAGAAGGTGCAATAAAAGGAGAGTTAGATGTTAGAGTAAAACTCTATGCTAATTACTTTGATATGCTTGAAGGAGGTATTCCTATGAAAGATGACCAAGGGATTTATGTTTCTGGAGGTATGTATGATATTGAAATATCTTACAAAAATCAGAAAGTGAAATATATTAAGCCCGTTGAAGTGTCGTATATATCAGATGGTATAGACAAGTTTAATGGTTATGCTTTTAATCAAACATCGAATTCATGGAACAAGTTGGAACAGGATATCTTGGACTATGCATCTGAAGAATCTCTTAATGACGATTGGGGAGCACTATCTCCAAACTTAGACACTACTGATGATGATTGGGGATCTGATGATATGGATTTCGATGGTTGGAGTACTGAATATACGGCAGTGAATAATTGGTTATACAAGACCATGAATATCACTACCAATGGACTTTATAATTACGACTACCTTGTGGATAATGAGAAACTAGTTGCTTATCAATTACAAGTTGAGGATAAGGAAATTAAGAAAGTATATGTTCATTATCAGGATCTAAATACAGTTGTATATTATGATGTAAACGACCAAGGAAGTGTTCAAGAGTTTGCGTTAATAGATACCGACTTATCGAATGTGACGATCTTTACTTTTAAAAAGAAAAGTGATACACAGGCGACAATGGGTGAAGTATCTTTAGATGAAACTTTAAAATTGGATAAGGAAAAAGTAAATGTATTAAAGTTCAAACATTCAACAATTTCGTTAGATAAAAATACCCTAGATCAAAGTCTTTCATCAATATAAAACCCAAAATATTATGAAGTATTTATTATTAGTATTTCAAATAATATTTTCTTTCTCATTGTTTGCTCAGGAGTCTTTGGAAGAAGTACATATCAATACTACTTTCAAAGGGAATGAATGTTATAAATCTTTGGCAGAGACGCTATTAGGAGAGTTAAAGGCCAAAAATATTCATGCATTCTTACCCTTAAATAAAACAAAGCCTACTTCTTTTAGAAGTTTGTCGTATCAACTTAGAGGATGGGGGAATGTCAATTCTAACCCTCAAAAATCTATTTGTGATCCTTATGCTGAGATAAACGATATGGCTTATCTTTTTAATCAGGATTACATCTTACTGTACGATGATTCAAATAAGATGTTGGACAAGACAATTGAGCCAATCTATATTCAATTTATTATTGCTCCAGAATATTCTCAAACGGGCTTAGAAGTATATGGTCCTGTTTTTTCTTATCAGGAAATAAAGGAAACAAAAATAAAGTTGAAAGATACAGACCTGTTTATTAGTGATTTAATTACTAATAGAAGATTTCAAGGTTATAAAATAGATGACAAAGGAAATACTATTCCGATGTGGACACATTAATTAAATTGTACCTATAATTTTTATATGAGGAGCTGATCTTAAAAAAATAAGATCAGTTTTTTATTATAAGTATAAGTCGCAACTTGCAACTAATAAAATGCAAAATAAAAAGTGATGCTCAAGAGAACACCACTTTAATCAATTATTGTTTTATCAACTTAACAATTGATGGTTGATCATCTACGTAAACGTAGACCATGTAAAGACCAACTTGAAGTTGTGAGATATCAAAAGTATTACCTCTTGAAAATTCACAAACTTGTTGTCCTGACATGTTGTAAATAACGAGATGATCAATGCTGTTAGTAAATGAAATGAATTGGTTAGAAGGATTCGGATAAAATGCTATTTGCTCTGTAGGAGCGATACTACTAATGATATCATTATCATCAGATGTTGCTTCTTCCCACTTTGCATAGACGTTTATATTTTCTGTAGTTCCAGTTGCGATGCTTTCAATAGGAGTCAAAAGTTGTTCATCACTATACCATCCCATGAAAGTATAATCATCCCTTTCTGCATCTTCAAAGTATATCTCTTCTTGGAATGTAAATGAATTAGGATTGTCATGATCATAACCATTATGGTAGGTGATCAAGTATTCTGTTAGACTCCATTTGGCATACAAAGACAAATCACCCAGTTGATGATTATCTATATCAAAGGAAGTTGTAAAATCAGCATCTGTATACCAACCGTCGAATGTATACCCTTCGATGGTTGTTTCATTAATTTCTAGAGGGTTGGATACTGTATAATAAGTTGACTTATTAAACGTCATCTCGTCATATAAAACGACTTGATAGAAAATCTCTTCTGTTCTAAATGCTAATGTATAATCGTACTGTAAATTATTATATGTCTTTTGTTCAAAAGTAAATTGATGTCCCTCTGGCATATCATCTTGTGATGGAGTAATAGTAATACTACTACCTTTCAGTACTTGAAGTTCAAAAGATGTATTCTGCTCCAACACTTCATTAATACTACCATCAATTGTCAATGTTGTTGCAAAAGGAAGGGATACAGAAATGTACGAGTAATCACTATCAAAAGTAGCTTCAATATTGAATTTATAATCTGTATCAGCTGTAATAACTACATATACTTTTTGCCCTTCAGTTAATCCATCTATGTTTAGCTCAACCTGATCAGAAGAAGAGCTTTCAGGATCGTAAAAACCTAAGTCTCCATATTCATTCGTATCACAATTATTTTCAGAATATACATCAATGTAGGTATCAGTATCTGAAATAATCGTAAGTTCTCCATCACTTGGAATGGTAAATTCATAGAACTTTGCATTGTTGGAAACGATCAATTCCTGAGTATCCAAAGTCAATTCAGCAAGAGATTCACAACTTAAGCCAGCATCATCTGTAAAACCTATCTCAAAGTTATAGCTCTCGGTATTGTTATCGTTCAAAAATCTCAGATAATAGGTTTCTCCTTCAGTAACTGTTGTTGTAATAATTGATTGAAGTCCCATGTCATTGTCTGATGAATTGATTGCTCCATCATTAGGATCACAATCATTATCAAGAACAATGTAAGTGTCTATTCCTTCGGCATGACCTGCAGTACTGATAAATAGTTCACCCGATCTTTCTGCGGTATATGAGAAGTAATCTGTATCCTGAGTATTGTCTGCCGTATAAATCCCTGCTGAGGTTAATGCTGTAATTTCGAATTGATCACAAGTGATAATTTCTTCAAAAGAGATATCAAAGTTGTGGTTTCCTCCACCATATGTATTAGCCCATTGGAAAAAGATGACATCACCCGGTTCACCTGAATGTGTGAACGTAGAGGCAGATCCGCAGGTGTCATCATAATTTTCTGGGGTAGCCTCACAGCTTGTATATAGATTAAGGTCAGTATCAACATTATTATCACATGAAGAAACAGTGACTTCACCATATTTTGTGAAAGTGTAAGAATACCATTGTGCTTCAGAAGCTGAAAAATCAACAGCGTTTTCGCCTTCAATACCAACAATTGGTTGGTCACATGAATAACCTTCTGTGAAATCTAATTCGTCTACTAGTGCTGTATATTCATCATAATTATTCTCTACATTAATAAACTTAATGTAGAAGGTATCATTTGTTTCTGCTTCAATAAAAACTTCACTCTTGGTAGAACTACAGTTTTGTTCAGTAGTATTGACTAAAGCATCACAGCTATTTTTATACACTTCAAAAGCAGTTTCAACAGCGAGTTGATTATTTAACCCACAAGTTGATACTCTAAGTAAACCATCTTGTGTGGCTGTATATTGATACCAAGCGTCTCCATTACTTTCAATATGATTGATAGTAAACGAGCCAGTATTATCTAACGTTGTGGCTGTTTCACATGAAGAAGCACTATTGATATCATTATAATAATCAAGTAATGTCGCATAAGCATCGGCCATACCTGCACCATGAAATGCATCATGTCCTTCTCTATCCTCATTACTTCTACCAATCTCATCTACAGCATTTTTTTCTAGATAATAGAGTGCCTTGGAAAGTGAGAAATCAGGATCTCCCAAACCCTTCATTAACGCAATGATTCCAGCAATTATTGGTGCAGCTTGAGAAGTACCCGACATGGTAACATAACTGGTGTTCGAAGTATGAGAAAGACCAACTATTCCATTACCAGGAGCTGAGATATCAATATGATTACCATAGCTACTACCGCCTCCCCACAAGAAAGGACTTGCTCTTGTTCCATCATAAGATAGGGCACCTACTGATACAACATTATTTAGTCCGGCAGGGTAGGAAGTGGTGCTATTGTTGGAGTTGCCCATAGAAGCAACAATGATAACGTTATTTTCTACTGCATAATCTACCGCATCTTGCATAGCTGCAGAGTAACCTGTACCACCTAAAGACATATTAATGACATCTGCACCATTATCTACTGCGTAATAGATCGCTTGAATCCAATCAGAATACCAACCAGAACCTGATGAGTTAAGTACTTTAAGCGTCATCAACTTACAGTTCCAGTCAACTCCTGCCATCATATTGCTATTATTGCCATTGGCTCCAATGATACTAGTTACATGCGTTCCATGTCGGTGGTCGTCTGTTGGGTCTGCATCTCCAGCATCTCCTTGGTGACCCACGTTAATCATATTATAGCCATAGATATCGTCGATAAACCCATTGTTATCATCATCAATACCATTGTAGGGAATTTCATCTTCGTTGACCCATAATCGGCCATCAAATTCGGGGTGATCTAGCTTAAGACCGGTGTCTAAAGTGGCTACAGTAATGGTTCCACTACCTTTAGTAACACTCCATGCTTCAGGCATGTTGATATCAATACCTGCTACACTATTATTAATTGAGCCATCATTAGAGAGAGACCATTGATTAGAATACCCAGGATCGTTGGGAATTACCTCACCTAGAATTTCTCCTTGTTGATCTTCTTCAATAAATTCATACAAACCTGATGCATACAAGTCCATAATCTTATCTTGAATATTTTCATCATTATCAAATTCAAGCACCACCAATTCGGCCTTCTTTCCTTGAACGGATGCTTTATGACGAAGTAACTTACCTTTAAAAGTTCTCTGGTTGCCATGTTGTATGGGATTGCTTAACACTACAGAATTCTGAACAACTTCAGCTTCTGTTGTTTTTTTAAGTTTAGCAATTAAAGTAACCTTTTCCTTATCTGTTTTAGCTTTAACATTAGTGGCATATTGAGCAGTACAATTTAAAGCAAACAATAGGAGTAGTATAGTAAAAAATGCGTTAAGTATTTTCATTAGTATAAATAGCAAAAAATAGTTTGTCGTCCCTTCTTTAATGTCGACAATATGAAATTTTATTTAGTAAGAGTATGTAGATGATCTTCCAATAACTAAAAAAAAGTTGACTTTTGGCAATTTCTAAAGTTACAATCTGTTACAATGGGAAGTTACAAGTCGTTACTAGGAGACTTTTTAATGAAAATCTACTACTAATACCATATGATGCATATCAAACGATATAGTTAATACCTAATATAGTTTTTTTGAAAGTGGTAGGATATAGAGTGTGATGTTTATAAAAAAGAAAACACCTCACTGGCAATGCCAATGAGGTGTTTTAAGAACTTAACTCTCTCAATTTTTTTTCACTTATCTACTAAGCGCATTCATCTAACTTCACTTATATATACTGATGTGATCAAAATATTGTTACACTACAAACAATATTTTCATCAATAAAAGTAAATGTTATTCATGTTGAATGGAGTTAAGACTAAAGCTACCTTGTACTAGATAAAAGATAAATGTACTTCACTACGTTTCTAGTAATTAGATTACATAATTGTCTAATTCTATTCAATTATTTAACAATACTATCCTTTAGACAACATAAGAAAAGAGGGTAAAGAATCTATATATATTTCCTACGCTGAATTTCTAATACAATTATACTAGGTTAAATTTATAAAGTAACAATGTTTCATATTAATAAATGGTAAGTAACTATTCCTTCATTTTGTTACAAATTTTAGGCTGTTATTGGTAGTTGTTTTTACTTGTTTTGATTAATCATAAACAATAAAAAAATATACAATCGATCATTTAAGATATATCACAACTTTAGTAAAACAGGTAGAGCGCTTTTTTTAATATTGAAGGGTGAATAAATGGTCAACCAATTATTAGAGTAAATATACAGATAGGGTTCTGATGTGTAAACGAGCTTTTTCAAGCTCTAAAGTTTCGATAGTAAAAAGTAAGAATTAAGAAATTTGATAAGAATTAATGAGTCATCTTCTTCCAATTAATAAGGACTACAAAAATATTAATAAGTGAATAAGTAAAAATGGTAACCAAAGGATAATAATTTGATGGTAAATGGTAAACCAATTAAATATTTAAGCGAATAAGGGAGTTGTTTTTCTAATTTTTATACTGAATTTCAATTTTAATTTTTTAATAAAATTTTAGTAATAAATATTAAAAATAGTACTATTTGAAGTATAAATATTGACTTATTCTAAGAAAAAGAGAAAAAAGTGTTGTTGAGACACTATTTTATTATAACAAAGTTTGCATTTAAAATTTAATCCTCGTAAAATTGGTCAACCAGTTTATGGTAACCCAGCCGGGCGTTATTCAAATTGGCGAATAAAATTGAAATAATGAATTATTATTAAGGATATAAGGTAGCAACACGAACATTGAGCACTCTTGAATCAATCTTTTTTAAATCTACTCTCTATCAAGTTTTTTGAGTTGAAAAAAAGATTTTTACTGTAAAAATTGATATAAGTTTTGGAAGTGAAGTTTAAATGTTTGTAAATTGGTCTACCAATTAATAGGCGAGCACAAAATGGAACAAACGGTATTTAATACTTTTAGAAAAATAGAAATTGAGAAACCAGTTGATAAGATTATCAAACAGGTAAAAGCTTTAATTTCTACGGGGCAGTTAAAAGCAGGGGATAAACTTCCATCAGAGAGAAAGCTTTCCGATCTATTTGGTATTGGTAGAACACATGTACGAGATGCGATAAGAAAATTAGAATTTTATGGCATTTTAAAAACACTTCCTCAGAGTGGAACAGTAGTAGCAGGGTTTGGAATTACAGCATTAGAAGGTTTAATCACAGATGTGTTGGATTTAGAGGGGAATGATTTTACTGCATTAGTAGAAACAAGAGTTGTACTTGAAAGAAATACCGCAAGGTTTGCAGCATTAAGAAGAGACGAAAAAGATATAGTATCCATATCAAGTGCTTTATCAGCATATGAGGAGGCTCTAAAACATGGTAGAGATACTGTAGAACATGATTTAATGTTTCATATGAAAATAGCAGAGGCGAGCAAGAACACAGTTCTGAAATCACTAATGCTAATCGTCGCACCAGATATTATCACATTCTTTAAAGAAAATGATGTCTGTTCAGGAGATAAACCCAATAAGGCCGTAGAAGATCACTATGAAATTTTGGAGCACATCTCAAACCGTAATCCCGAAAAGGCAGAACAGGCAATGTATAATCACTTGAGAGGTATCTTGAAAACAGATATTTTTTAGGTACTAAAACTGATGTATAACTGAGTAAACACCAAGTATGCCTATGAAGTAAGGTCTTTATAAACAAAAAATGGATTAACAAGCTGTTAATCCATGCAGGATTTCTTAAGCAGGGTCATCGGCAAAATCATCCGCTAAACAGAAAACCTTAGTAGGTCAAATATAACAGATGAAATGAGCAATCACAAACACAGCTCCTACTAACGCCTGCATACTATTCTATTTTTTTATTATTAAATAAGCTTTAGTACTACAAAATGAATGTATATATCATCTTGTTATCCAAAAGTGAAAAGGTACTATTGCTCTCTCTTTATGAAATAAAATGAACAACATAAAATTATTACTATCAACTTTCACACTATTACTCTTTCTGTGCATTCCAAATGCATATGCACAAGAAACCCATTTGGTAAAGGGTAAGGTCGTAAACCAGGATAATTTTCCATTACCGGGTGTATCGATTGTTATTAAAGATGCAGAAAGAAGTAAAGGGACAATTTCTGATTTTGATGGAAATTTCTCATTAATGGTAAAACCCACTGACGTTTTAGTTTTCTCTTTTATTGGCTGTAAAACTCAAGAGGTTTCAGTAAATAATGCAACGGAACTAAATATTTCTTTACTTGAAGAAGCAAGCCAATTAGACGAAATTGTAGTGGTAGGTTATGGTGCAGTTCAAAAATCACATTTAACTGGTGCCGTATCAAAAGTATCTAACGATAACTTAGATCAAATTCCTTTAGCTAGGGTAGATGATGCTTTAGCGGGACAAGTTTCAGGTGTTAACATTCAAATGACAAACCCTGCAGCTGGTGAGGCTCCAACTATCCGAGTACGTGGTGTAGGTTCAATTACTTCATTCCCTAATCCACTTATTGTAGTAGACGGAATCGTAGTAGATCAGGATTACTTAGCAAGTTTGGATATGAACGATGTTGAGTCAATCGAAGTATTAAAAGATGCTTCATCTGCAGCGATCTATGGTTCAAGAGGCTCGAATGGTGTAATCCTTATTACGAACAAATCGGGTAAAGAAGGTAAGGCGAAGTTCAACTATAACGGTTACTTCGGTATAAAGTCAGTACCTAAGAATGATGTATTGAAAACAGTTGGTGAGTGGACTTCATTTGTTACTGAAAACAATGAAGGAGAACTAACAGACAGAATGAAATATATCCAACAGTTAGGTACAGAAACAGCTTGGGATGATGTTGTAATGGATGGAGGAACAATCCAATCTCACTCATTATCAGCTAGAGGTGGTTCTGAGAAAACAAAGTATTCAGCTTCAGGTAACTATTTAAAAGATGAAGGTGTTCTTCTTACAGATAGCTATGAGAGAATCAACTTCAGATTAAAAGTAGATACTAAAGTAAATGACCGTTTATCATTCGGTATGAACTTAAACCCTTCATACAGTAACCAACGTCGTTTCCCAATTGGTCTTCATGATGCAATTAGACAATCACCTTGGTTACCTGAATACTTAGACGAAAACAGTATCAAATATGTGAACCGTTTAAGAGAAGAAGGTAGATGGGCAGATGCTAAAGTGGGCGATTATGCAATGGAAAGAATGTTTGATGACTATGATTTAGACAACGGGATGCCAATCGAAACTGGTGGAACGGATATCAGTACTACATCAAATGTATCTCCAATTTCTAAAATCTTAGAGCGTGAGT comes from the Flammeovirga agarivorans genome and includes:
- a CDS encoding S8 family serine peptidase, with the protein product MKILNAFFTILLLLFALNCTAQYATNVKAKTDKEKVTLIAKLKKTTEAEVVQNSVVLSNPIQHGNQRTFKGKLLRHKASVQGKKAELVVLEFDNDENIQDKIMDLYASGLYEFIEEDQQGEILGEVIPNDPGYSNQWSLSNDGSINNSVAGIDINMPEAWSVTKGSGTITVATLDTGLKLDHPEFDGRLWVNEDEIPYNGIDDDNNGFIDDIYGYNMINVGHQGDAGDADPTDDHRHGTHVTSIIGANGNNSNMMAGVDWNCKLMTLKVLNSSGSGWYSDWIQAIYYAVDNGADVINMSLGGTGYSAAMQDAVDYAVENNVIIVASMGNSNNSTTSYPAGLNNVVSVGALSYDGTRASPFLWGGGSSYGNHIDISAPGNGIVGLSHTSNTSYVTMSGTSQAAPIIAGIIALMKGLGDPDFSLSKALYYLEKNAVDEIGRSNEDREGHDAFHGAGMADAYATLLDYYNDINSASSCETATTLDNTGSFTINHIESNGDAWYQYTATQDGLLRVSTCGLNNQLAVETAFEVYKNSCDALVNTTEQNCSSTKSEVFIEAETNDTFYIKFINVENNYDEYTALVDELDFTEGYSCDQPIVGIEGENAVDFSASEAQWYSYTFTKYGEVTVSSCDNNVDTDLNLYTSCEATPENYDDTCGSASTFTHSGEPGDVIFFQWANTYGGGNHNFDISFEEIITCDQFEITALTSAGIYTADNTQDTDYFSYTAERSGELFISTAGHAEGIDTYIVLDNDCDPNDGAINSSDNDMGLQSIITTTVTEGETYYLRFLNDNNTESYNFEIGFTDDAGLSCESLAELTLDTQELIVSNNAKFYEFTIPSDGELTIISDTDTYIDVYSENNCDTNEYGDLGFYDPESSSSDQVELNIDGLTEGQKVYVVITADTDYKFNIEATFDSDYSYISVSLPFATTLTIDGSINEVLEQNTSFELQVLKGSSITITPSQDDMPEGHQFTFEQKTYNNLQYDYTLAFRTEEIFYQVVLYDEMTFNKSTYYTVSNPLEINETTIEGYTFDGWYTDADFTTSFDIDNHQLGDLSLYAKWSLTEYLITYHNGYDHDNPNSFTFQEEIYFEDAERDDYTFMGWYSDEQLLTPIESIATGTTENINVYAKWEEATSDDNDIISSIAPTEQIAFYPNPSNQFISFTNSIDHLVIYNMSGQQVCEFSRGNTFDISQLQVGLYMVYVYVDDQPSIVKLIKQ
- a CDS encoding FadR/GntR family transcriptional regulator — its product is MEQTVFNTFRKIEIEKPVDKIIKQVKALISTGQLKAGDKLPSERKLSDLFGIGRTHVRDAIRKLEFYGILKTLPQSGTVVAGFGITALEGLITDVLDLEGNDFTALVETRVVLERNTARFAALRRDEKDIVSISSALSAYEEALKHGRDTVEHDLMFHMKIAEASKNTVLKSLMLIVAPDIITFFKENDVCSGDKPNKAVEDHYEILEHISNRNPEKAEQAMYNHLRGILKTDIF